DNA from Serinibacter salmoneus:
GGGGCCTGCTCGCGCTGGCGATCCGGGCGGAGCTCTTCGAGCCGGGACGGCAGCTGTTCACCAGTGCTGAGCAGTACAACCAGTTCTTCACGATGCACGGCGGCATCATGCTGCTGCTGTTCGCGACCCCGCTCTTCGCCGGGTTCGCCAACGTGCTGCTGCCGCTGCAGATCGGCGCACCGGATGTCGCATTCCCGCGGCTGAACATGTTCGCGTACTTCCTGTACCTCTTCGGTGGCCTGCTCGCCGTCGGCGGGTTCCTCACCCCGGAGGGGGCGGCCGGATTCGGCTGGACCTCCTACGTGCCGCTGGCCTCGGAGACCTTCTCCCCGGGCCTGGGTGCCGACCTGTGGCTCGTGGGCTTCGGGTTGACCGGCTTCTCCACGATCTTCGGTTCGGTCAACTTCATCACCACGATCATCTGCATGCGGGCACCGGGTATGACGATGTTCCGGATGCCGATCTTCAGTTGGAACGTGCTGATCACCTCGGTGCTGGCGCTCATGGCCTTCCCGGTGCTGACCGCGGCCTACTTCGGTCTGCTGGCGGACCGCCGCCTGGACGCCGTCGTCTTCGCACCCGAGTCCGGCGGCGCGATCCTGTGGCAGCACCTGTTCTGGTTCTTCGGGCACCCCGAGGTGTACATCATCGCGTTGCCGTTCTTCGGCATCGTCTCGGAGATCTTCCCGGTCTTCTCCCGCAAGCCGATCTTCGGGTACAAGACCCTGGTGCTGGCCACCCTGTCGATCGCGGCGCTCTCGGTGACCGTGTGGGCGCACCACATGTACACCACCGGCGCGGTGATGCTGAGCTTCTTCGCGCTGATGACGATGCTCATCGCGGTGCCCACGGGGGTGAAGTTCTTCAACTGGATCGGCACGATGTGGCGGGGCAAGATCACCTTCGAGACCCCGATGCTGTGGTCGATCGGGTTCCTCGCGACCTTCCTGTTCGGCGGCCTGACCGGCATCATCCTGGCCTCGCCGACGTTGGACTTCCAGTTGCACGACACCTACTTCGTGGTGGCGCACTTCCACTACGTGATCTTCGGGACCGTGGTGTTCGCCATGTTCGCAGGCTTCTACTTCTGGTGGCCCAAGTTCACCGGCAAGATGCTGAACGAGCGTCTCGGCAAGATCCACTTCTGGCTGACGTTCATCGGCTTCCACACCACCTTCCTCATCCAGCACTGGATGGGCGCGAAGGTCTTCCCGCGTCGCTATGTGGACTACCTCCCGGAGGACGGCATCACCACCTGGAACCAGATCTCCACGGTGGGTGCGTTCATCCTGGCCGCGGCCACGCTGCCGTTCCTGTGGAACGTCATCAAGACATGGCGCACCGCGCCGCAGGTCACCGTGGACGACCCGTGGGGCTACGGTCGCTCGTTGGAGTGGGCGACATCCTGCCCGCCCCCGCGTCACAACTTCACCTCGATCCCGCGCATCCGCTCGGAGTCCCCGGCCTTCGACCTGCATCACCCCGAGGTCGCCGCGCTCGACCAGGTCTCCCCACGGGGGCCGTACGAGAAGGTCTTCGGGACCGGTGACCAGCAGGGTTCGCTCGCCGACCAGCGCTCCACGGGTGGGAAGGACCACGCATGAGCAATCACACCCCCGCACGCCCCGACCAGGCGCGCGAGCGCAAGCCGCTCGGCACCGAGACCCGCATGTTCCTGCTGCTGGTCCCGTTCTTCCTGGTGGTTGCCGTCGTCTACGGTGTGCTGACCGACTTCAACGAGCCCGTGGGCCTGTTCGCCATCCCGCTCGTGGGCGCGCTGTCGGGCATGGTGGGCTTCTTCCTCTGGCTCACCGGTCGTCGCATCGCGATGCGCCCCGAGGACAACCCGCACGGCACGATCGCGGAGGCCGCCGGCGAGTACGGCGAGTTCTCCCCGCATTCCTGGTGGCCGTTGGTGCTCGCCGCCGGCGCGGCCATCACCTTCTTCGGTGTGGCCGTGGGCTGGTGGGTCTGCGTCGTCGGGTTCGTGGTCGGTGTGATCGGCCTCGTGGGCCTCATCTTCGAGTTCTCCCGCGGGCAGCACGCGCACTGACTCCTCGCGGACACGAACGGGCGCCCCTCCAGCAGGAGGGGCGCCCGTTCCCGTTCATCCGGCGGTGGGCCGCCGTGGCGGCTCTCAGGCGGGGACGATGAGCCCGCTGGCACCGGGGGAGGTGGCGCGCTCGAGACGAGCGGCGACGTCGTGCCAGTTCACGATGTTCCACCATGCCGCGATGTAGTCCGCGCGCACGTTGAGGTAGTCCAGGTAGTAGGCGTGCTCCCACACGTCCAGCATGAGCAGGGGCACCAGGCCGAGTGCGAGGTTGGCCTGCTGGTCGTAGAGCTGCACGATCACCGGGTTGGCGCCCACGGTGTCCCAGGCCAGGACCGCCCAGCCGGATCCCTGGACCCCCGCGGCCACGGCCGCGAAGTGTTTCTTGAACGCCTCCACGCCCCCGAAGCTGTCCTGGAGCATGGCGAGCAGCTCGCCGGCGGGTTCCCCGCCCTCGGGGGACATGTTCTCCCAGAAGACGGTGTGGTTGACGTGCCCACCCAGGTTGAAGGCGAGGTTCTTGGAGTGCAGGTTCACCGCGGCGAGATCCCCGGCGGAGCGTGCCTCGGCGAGCTTCTCCAACGCGGTGTTCGCGCCCGTGACGTACGCCTGGTGGTGCTTGTCGTGGTGCAGCTGCATGATCTTGCCCGAGATGTGGGGCTCCAGCGCCGCGTAGTCGTAACCGAGCTCGGGAAGTGTGTACGTCATGCGTTCCTCTCCTTGTGGGTGCTCCGGGCGGTGCCCGGTTCCTACTGTTCCAACGTAACCGGCCCCCCTCGCATTCCGCGAGGGGGGCCGGGTGTTGCGTGAGACGGCGTCAGTGCTGGCTGCCGCTCGCGATCTCCTCGCGAGCAGGTGCGCCGTCGATCTCGTCGTTGCCGTGATGGTCGTGTGCGGCCGCCAACTCGGCCGGGGTGACCGGCGCGATGCGGTCGGCGAAGAAGAACCGGGACACCGCGGCGCGGCGCTTGTCCTTCTTGTAGCCGGGGCGCCGCACGCCACGGGCGTTGGTCTCGGGACCTGCCTCGATCGGGGCACGATCATCCTGCTGCACGAGGATCCAGCGCTCGGCGTCGGTGAGCGGCTGGTGCACCTCGATGTACTCACCCGAGGCGAATCGCACCACACGGCCGGTCTCGTGGCCGTGCAGCACGAGCTCGCGGTCACGGCGCTGCAGCGCGAGGCACAGCCGCTTGGTGACGACGAACGCGAGCCAGGGACCCACGAAGAAGAGCACCCGGAAGACCCACGTGATCGAGTTGATCGACAGGTCGAAGTGGGTGGCGATGAGGTCGTTGGAGCCGGCCAGCGCGAGGATGATGAACTCGGTCAGGATCGCCACGCCGACACCGGTGCGTACCGGAACGTTGCGGGGGCGGTCCAGGAGGTGGTGCTCCCGCTTGTCACCGGTGGCCCACGCTTCCAGGAACGGGTACACGGCGAGCGCCGTGAACAGGATGCCGGGCACGATCACGGCCGGGATCAGTACGTTCAGCGAGAGGGTGTACCCGCCGATCACGTACTCGGTCTGGCCCGGCATGAGGCGTAGCGAACCCTCGAGGAACAGCATGTACCAGTCCGGCTGGGCACCGGCGGACACGGGGGAGGGGTCGTAGGGGCCGTAGTTCCACACCGGGTTGATCGACAGGAACGCACCCATCAGGGCGAGCGCACCGAACACGATGAAGAAGAACCCACCGGCCTTGGCCATGTAGACCGGGAACAGCGGGTAACCGACCACGTTGCGGTTGGTGCGCCCCGGCCCGGGGTACTGGGTGTGCTTGTGCACCACGACCAGCATGAGGTGGACCGCCACGAGCGCCAGGATGATCCCGGGCACCAGGAGAATGTGGGCCGTGAACAGGCGCGGGATGATCACCGTGCCGGGGAACTCCCCGCCGAACAGGCCGAAGGAGATGTAGGACCCGAGCACCGGGATCGACTTGGCCACGCCGTCGGCAATGCGCAGTCCGTTGCCGGAGAGCACGTCATCCGGCAGCGAGTACCCGGTGAAGCCGGCGAGCAGGCCCATGATCATCAGGGTGAAACCCACGAGCCAGTTCAGCTCGCGCGGCTTACGGAACGCCCCGGTGAAGAACACCCGCATCATGTGCGTCACGATCGAGGCCATGAACAGCAGGGCCGCCCAGTGGTGGATCTGCCGCATGAGAAGGCCGCCGCGCACGTGGAAGGAGAGGTCGAGCGTGGAGGCGAAGGCCTCGGACATCTCCACGCCCTGCATCGTGACGGGCAGGGCGTCCTCGGGGTAGTGCACCTCGGTCATCGAGGGAACGAAGAACATCGTCAGGAACGTGCCGGTGAGGATCAGCACGATGAAGCTGTACAGGGCGATCTCACCCAGGAGGAAGGACCAGTGGTCCGGGAAGACCTTGCGGGCGAACTCCTTGACGATCTTCGCCCCGCCCACGCGGGTGTCGAAGAAGTCACCGGTCGCGGCCGCACCGCGTGCCGCGGGGGACGTCTGGGTGCTCAATGTCCTGCCTCCGCCGTCTCGTCCTCGCGATCGGTCACATCACTGCCGTACTCGTCGTAGCGCTGCATCTCCCAGGTGGAGGGCCCGACCATCTCGTGGAAGTCGCTCTGCGCCGCGAGGTAGCCCTCGTCGTCGACCATGATCGGCAACTGCGGCAGGGCGCGCTTGGCGGGCCCGAAGACCACCTTCGCGCCGTCGGACACGTCGAAGGTCGACTGGTGGCACGGGCACAGCAGGTGGTGGGTCTGGCGCTCGTACAGGGCCACCGGGCACCCCACGTGCGTGCAGACCTTGGAGTAGGCCACGATGCCCTGCCAGCTCCACCCCTCGCGTCCGGGCTGCTCGATGAGCTCGGAGGGGTCCATCCGCACGAGCAGCACGATCGCCTTGGCCTTCTTCTCCAGCATGTGGGAGGAGCCGATCAGGCCGTCGGGGATGACGTGGAAGACGGATCCGATGGTCACGTCCTCGGGACGGATCAGCGCGCCGTCGGGGTCGCGTGCGAGGCGCACGCCGGTGTTCCACATCGTGTAGCGCATCTGGCTGACGTTCCAGTTGCCGCCGAGGTTGCCCACGAGCGGCACCACGAAGGCGAGCGGGGCGAGGGCCAGGGCACCGACCATGGTGCCCTTGAGGAGCGGGCGACGCCCGATGCGGGAGTCCTCGGCGCCCTCTGCCAGCAGCTGGGCGGCATCAGCGCGGGTGGCCTCGTCGCTCTTCTGCGGGTGGCGTTCGTCCACGTGCTCCACGTCGGACATCAGGGCCTTGGCCCAGTGCACCGCGGCCACGCCGATACCGAGCATGCCGACGCCGAGCCCGGCGCCGATACTGAGGGTGGAGGCGCGCACGTTCCCGACCGTGGAGTCCATCGGGAAGGCGAAGTAGCCCCAGATGCCCACGATGGTGGCGAGAATCGAGACGGTGAAGATCAGCGCAACCTGCCGCTCGACCTTCTTCGCCTGCTCGGGGTCCTTGTCGGAGAGCCGATGTGCGTGCTCGGGCAGCCCCGGGTTCGCGAACGCCGTGGTGCCGTCCGGCTCCGCGCCGAACACCTCGTCGTCGAGCTCGCTCGAGGCGGTGGGCGGCGTCAGTTCGTTGTTGCTCATGAGGACTTCGCTCCGATCCACACCGCGAACCCGATCAACGAGCCCATCCCGATGATCCACACCCACATACCCTCGGACACGGGGCCGACGGAACCGAGGTTCGCGCCGCCCGGGTCCTGCTCACGCTGCGCCATGAGGTAGGCGATGACGTCGCGCTTGGCCTCGGGGGTGATGTTGGCGTCGTTGAAGACGGGCATCGACTGCGGACCCGTGAGCATCGCCTCGTAGATCTCCGTGGGAGTCGAGGCGAACAGCGACGGGGCGTACTTGCCCTCCGAGAGGGCGCCGCCGGCGCCGATCGCGTTGTGGCACATCGCGCAGTTGGTGCGGAACACCAGCA
Protein-coding regions in this window:
- a CDS encoding ubiquinol-cytochrome c reductase iron-sulfur subunit, translated to MSNNELTPPTASSELDDEVFGAEPDGTTAFANPGLPEHAHRLSDKDPEQAKKVERQVALIFTVSILATIVGIWGYFAFPMDSTVGNVRASTLSIGAGLGVGMLGIGVAAVHWAKALMSDVEHVDERHPQKSDEATRADAAQLLAEGAEDSRIGRRPLLKGTMVGALALAPLAFVVPLVGNLGGNWNVSQMRYTMWNTGVRLARDPDGALIRPEDVTIGSVFHVIPDGLIGSSHMLEKKAKAIVLLVRMDPSELIEQPGREGWSWQGIVAYSKVCTHVGCPVALYERQTHHLLCPCHQSTFDVSDGAKVVFGPAKRALPQLPIMVDDEGYLAAQSDFHEMVGPSTWEMQRYDEYGSDVTDREDETAEAGH
- the ctaD gene encoding cytochrome c oxidase subunit I codes for the protein MAIDEVQYNDSPPRSAPERVPGLSGPHQRRGNAFVTWITSTDHKTIGYMYLVTSFVFFCFGGLLALAIRAELFEPGRQLFTSAEQYNQFFTMHGGIMLLLFATPLFAGFANVLLPLQIGAPDVAFPRLNMFAYFLYLFGGLLAVGGFLTPEGAAGFGWTSYVPLASETFSPGLGADLWLVGFGLTGFSTIFGSVNFITTIICMRAPGMTMFRMPIFSWNVLITSVLALMAFPVLTAAYFGLLADRRLDAVVFAPESGGAILWQHLFWFFGHPEVYIIALPFFGIVSEIFPVFSRKPIFGYKTLVLATLSIAALSVTVWAHHMYTTGAVMLSFFALMTMLIAVPTGVKFFNWIGTMWRGKITFETPMLWSIGFLATFLFGGLTGIILASPTLDFQLHDTYFVVAHFHYVIFGTVVFAMFAGFYFWWPKFTGKMLNERLGKIHFWLTFIGFHTTFLIQHWMGAKVFPRRYVDYLPEDGITTWNQISTVGAFILAAATLPFLWNVIKTWRTAPQVTVDDPWGYGRSLEWATSCPPPRHNFTSIPRIRSESPAFDLHHPEVAALDQVSPRGPYEKVFGTGDQQGSLADQRSTGGKDHA
- a CDS encoding cytochrome b; this translates as MSTQTSPAARGAAATGDFFDTRVGGAKIVKEFARKVFPDHWSFLLGEIALYSFIVLILTGTFLTMFFVPSMTEVHYPEDALPVTMQGVEMSEAFASTLDLSFHVRGGLLMRQIHHWAALLFMASIVTHMMRVFFTGAFRKPRELNWLVGFTLMIMGLLAGFTGYSLPDDVLSGNGLRIADGVAKSIPVLGSYISFGLFGGEFPGTVIIPRLFTAHILLVPGIILALVAVHLMLVVVHKHTQYPGPGRTNRNVVGYPLFPVYMAKAGGFFFIVFGALALMGAFLSINPVWNYGPYDPSPVSAGAQPDWYMLFLEGSLRLMPGQTEYVIGGYTLSLNVLIPAVIVPGILFTALAVYPFLEAWATGDKREHHLLDRPRNVPVRTGVGVAILTEFIILALAGSNDLIATHFDLSINSITWVFRVLFFVGPWLAFVVTKRLCLALQRRDRELVLHGHETGRVVRFASGEYIEVHQPLTDAERWILVQQDDRAPIEAGPETNARGVRRPGYKKDKRRAAVSRFFFADRIAPVTPAELAAAHDHHGNDEIDGAPAREEIASGSQH
- a CDS encoding superoxide dismutase; the encoded protein is MTYTLPELGYDYAALEPHISGKIMQLHHDKHHQAYVTGANTALEKLAEARSAGDLAAVNLHSKNLAFNLGGHVNHTVFWENMSPEGGEPAGELLAMLQDSFGGVEAFKKHFAAVAAGVQGSGWAVLAWDTVGANPVIVQLYDQQANLALGLVPLLMLDVWEHAYYLDYLNVRADYIAAWWNIVNWHDVAARLERATSPGASGLIVPA
- a CDS encoding cytochrome c oxidase subunit 4 translates to MSNHTPARPDQARERKPLGTETRMFLLLVPFFLVVAVVYGVLTDFNEPVGLFAIPLVGALSGMVGFFLWLTGRRIAMRPEDNPHGTIAEAAGEYGEFSPHSWWPLVLAAGAAITFFGVAVGWWVCVVGFVVGVIGLVGLIFEFSRGQHAH